In a single window of the Gossypium hirsutum isolate 1008001.06 chromosome D02, Gossypium_hirsutum_v2.1, whole genome shotgun sequence genome:
- the LOC107903192 gene encoding probable phosphoinositide phosphatase SAC9, giving the protein MESPVGGSRNTSIVVVGVDPGEVYIVVSLSTRIDTQVIYVDPTTGVLRYHGKFGLDVFKSEKKALDYLTNGSPWLCKSKIHAKAILGYAALGSYGLLLVATRLADTIPSLPGGGCASTVIESQWIKIPLHNPQPQGRGEVKNIQELTELDIDGKHYFSETRDLTRPFPSRMPVLSPDNEFVWNGWLSMPFKNTGLKQHCVILLQGFAESRSFVSSGQAGVVALIARRSRLHPGTRYLARGINSCFSTGNEVECEQLVWVPKRTDQSVPFNTFTWRRGTIPIWWGAELKITAAEAEIYVSDRHPYKGSLQYYQRLSKRYDTRTLDGDTGENQSKNAFVPIACINLLRNGEGKSERILVQHFEESLNHIKSTGKLPCTRIHLMNYDWHARIKLQGEQQTIEELWKLLKAPTLAIGISEGDYLPSRQHLKDCRGEIIYNDDFEGAFCLRYHQNGVFRFNCADSLDRTNAASYFGSLQVFVEQCQRLQLSLDNDLANGYQSVKNYDGYTAPLPRGWEKRSDATTGKTYYIDHNTRATTWNHPCPDKPWKRFEMTFDKFKRSTILSPVSQLADLFLLAGDIHAILYTGSKAMHSHILNIFNEEAGKFKQFSAAQNMKITLQRRYKNAVVDSSRQKQLEMFLGIRLFKHLPSVPIQPLQVLSRPSGFFLKPIRGMFETSNGGDSLLSFKKKDLIWVCPEGVDVVEVFIYLCEPCHVCQLLLTVSHGADDSTYPSTVDVRTGRSLDGLKLVVEGAFIPQCGNGTNLLIPLTGPISADDMTVTGAGAYLPNEDTSLSLLYDFEELEGDLDFLTRIVALTFYPAASGSPITLGEVEILGVSLPWNEVFANEGRGAKLTELATKYQKETNPSLSGSDTNPFSSTSISNEAVPASAKQGAAYKGFDLLTPADLSSEPVSYPVTDLDQAFVGGCHVPETDCKSSTSQDSKPQENGSEKYLNCLKSLAGPNMERNLHFLEAMKLEIERLQLNLSAAERDRALLSIGTDQASVNPNILLDESYMGRLYRVANILALLGQNALEDKTIGSIGLGKIKYNVIDFWNISRIGESCSRRMCEVRVKTKATISSSLMVSYKEGSESVFMCSQCKRKACRVCCAGGGALLLQNYIREETNCNGLLSHSSQVDRTANHSVILDTAICKKCCHKIILDALALDYVRVLISSRRRARAYSAANMALDEVMGSSFLDGLPDRSHPYRNQQGVKVLEQLLSGEKSLAEFPFASFLHPVETAKDSAPFLSLLTPLDSGSWHSYWKAPLNTTSVDFVIVLDTLSDVKGVILIVSPCGYSEADAPMVQIRVSKKLEREERSFIGKWDVQSLISSSPEFYGPEKSGRDNKLPRHIKFPFTNPVRCRIVQITLSLPLQRPGSSSVNFDKDINLLSLDDTPFPQETRSFEAAMPRDPCLHAKRIVIAGSPANEEIGLRSSQSTDQINYINRLNQTPQLRFKVPIEAERLMYHDLVLEQYLPPSLPLLAGFQLDAFNAIKPRITHLPSSDADILDISITSLEDRHISPAVLCIQVSAIQEGKGSKMVPIAEYRLPETKPGTPMFFDFPKQIQTRRICFKLVGDVSAFADDTTEQDGSGIRAPPASLSLSNKIKLYHYSYNHYDTGMYRY; this is encoded by the exons ATGGAATCACCAG TCGGTggttcaagaaacacatcaattGTTGTGGTTGGGGTGGATCCTGGTGAAGTTTATATTGTTGTTAGCTTGTCTACTAGGATTGACACTCAGGTGATTTATGTTGATCCAACAACAGGGGTGCTTCGTTATCATGGGAAATTTGGTTTAGATGTTTTTAAGTCAGAGAAAAAAGCTTTAGATTATCTTACCAATGGATCACCCTGGTTATGTAAGAGTAAAATCCATGCCAAGGCAATATTGGGCTATGCTGCTTTGGGAAGTTATGGGTTACTTCTTGTTGCTACAAGATTAGCTGATACCATTCCCTCTTTGCCTGGTGGGGGATGTGCGTCTACAGTCATAGAGTCTCAATGGATCAAAATACCACTTCATAATCCTCAACCACAGGGTAGAGGGGAAGTAAAGAATATACAAGAATTGACTGAGCTAGACATTGATGGGAAGCACTACTTTAGTGAGACAAGAGATCTTACTCGACCTTTTCCAAGTCGGATGCCTGTGCTTAGTCCTGATAATGAATTTGTTTGGAATGGATGGCTTTCAATGCCTTTTAAAAACACTGGGTTGAAGCAGCACTGTGTTATTCTTCTACAG GGTTTTGCAGAAAGTCGAAGTTTTGTTAGTTCAGGTCAGGCAGGTGTTGTGGCTCTCATAGCTCGTCGAAGCAGGCTGCATCCTGGTACTCGATACTTGGCTAGGGGCATAAATTCATGTTTCAGCACAG GGAATGAAGTAGAGTGTGAACAACTTGTATGGGTGCCTAAAAGGACTGATCAGAGTGTACCTTTTAACACATTCACTTGGCGACGGGGCACAATTCCGATCTGGTGGGGTGCAGAACTAAAGATCACTGCTGCTGAAGCAGAAATATATGTTTCAGATCGGCATCCTTATAAAGGAAGTCTACAGTATTATCAAAGATTAAGTAAACGATATGATACTCGTACCTTAGATGGTGATACTGGGGAAAATCAGAGCAAAAATGCTTTCGTTCCAATTGCATGTATCAACTTGCTTCGAAATGGTGAAGGAAAGTCTGAACGCATTTTAGTTCAGCATTTTGAGGAATCATTGAACCATATTAAATCCACTGGCAAACTTCCTTGTACCCGAATTCATTTGATGAATTATGATTGGCATGCTCGGATAAAGTTACAAGGTGAACAACAAACAATTGAAGAATTATGGAAACTTTTAAAGGCGCCCACACTGGCTATAGGCATTTCTGAAGGTGATTATCTGCCATCGCGACAGCACCTTAAGGATTGCAGAGGTGAAATCATCTACAATGATGACTTTGAAGGGGCTTTCTGCTTAAGATACCATCAAAATGGCGTGTTTCGTTTCAATTGTGCAGATTCTTTGGATAGAACCAATGCTGCTAGTTACTTCGGGTCACTGCAAGTGTTTGTGGAGCAGTGTCAGCGACTACAGTTATCTCTTGATAATGATTTGGCAAATGGATACCAGTCAGTTAAGAACTATGATGGCTATACTGCACCACTCCCACGTGGTTGGGAGAAACGATCTGATGCAACAACAGGGAAAACTTACTATATTGATCACAATACGAGGGCCACAACGTGGAATCATCCATGTCCAGATAAACCATGGAAGAGATTTGAAATGACATTTGACAAGTTCAAGAGATCAACAATTCTATCACCTGTATCTCAGCTAGCAGATCTTTTCCTGCTTGCTGGTGATATCCATGCAATACTATATACAGGTTCCAAAGCCATGCATAGCCATATTCTAAATATATTCAATGAAGAAGCAGGAAAATTCAAGCAGTTTTCTGCTGCACAAAATATGAAAATCACTCTTCAAAGGAGATATAAAAACGCAGTTGTGGATAGTTCACGTCAAAAGCAGTTAGAGATGTTCCTTGGAATAAGGCTTTTCAAGCATCTTCCATCCGTTCCAATTCAACCTTTGCAA GTACTTTCTCGTCCATCTGGTTTCTTTCTTAAGCCAATCAGAGGCATGTTTGAAACCTCTAATGGTGGAGATAGTCTGCTGAGTTTCAAGAAAAAGGATCTAATCTGG GTTTGCCCTGAAGGCGTTGATGTTGTTGAAGTTTTTATCTATCTTTGTGAACCCTGCCATGTCTGTCAGCTGCTACTCACAGTTTCACATGGTGCAGATGATTCAACATATCCTTCAACTGTCGATGTGAGAACAGGGCGCAGCCTAGATGGGCTTAAACTGGTTGTCGAG GGGGCTTTCATACCCCagtgtggaaatgggacaaaTCTTTTGATTCCCTTAACAGGCCCAATTAGTGCAGATGACATGACTGTCACTGGAGCTGGTGCATACCTTCCCAATGAAGATACATCTTTATCATTATTGTATGATTTTGAGGAATTAGAGGGAGATTTGGACTTTCTTACCCGTATAGTGGCACTTACATTTTATCCTGCTGCTTCTGGAAGTCCTATAACTCTTGGTGAG GTAGAAATCCTTGGAGTTTCTCTCCCCTGGAATGAAGTGTTTGCTAATGAAGGGCGTGGGGCCAAACTAACTGAGCTTGCAACGAAATATCAAAAGGAAACCAATCCTTCTTTGTCTGGTTCTGACACAAACCCATTTTCTAGCACTAGTATATCCAATGAAGCTGTCCCAGCATCAGCAAAGCAGGGTGCTGCCTATAAAGGGTTTGACCTCTTAACTCCTGCTGACCTGTCCTCTGAACCTGTTTCTTATCCAGTTACAGATCTCGACCAAGCTTTTGTTGGTGGCTGTCATGTTCCTGAAACAGATTGTAAATCCTCTACATCCCAGGATAGTAAGCCTCAAGAGAATGGTTCCGAGAAGTACTTAAATTGCCTAAAATCCCTTGCTGGGCCAAATATG GAAAGAAACTTACACTTCCTTGAAGCAATGAAATTGGAAATTGAACGTCTCCAGCTTAATCTTTCTGCAGCTGAAAGAGATAGAGCTTTGTTGTCTATTGGAACAGATCAGGCTAGCGTAAATCCAAATATTTTGCTTGATGAATCATACATGGGCAGATTATACAGGGTTGCAAATATCCTTGCATTGCTTGGACAAAATGCTCTTGAGGACAAGACGATTGGTTCTATTGGTCTTGGGAAGATCAAGTATAATGTTATAGATTTCTGGAACATTAGTAGAATAGGCGAGAGCTGTTCTCGTAGGATGTGTGAAGTGCGTGTTAAGACTAAGGCAACCATATCTTCATCCTTGATGGTGTCATATAAAGAAGGCTCGGAGTCTGTTTTCATGTGTTCTCAATGTAAGAGAAAGGCTTGTCGAGTTTGTTGTGCGGGGGGAGGAGCCCTTCTTCTGCAAAATTATATCCGGGAAGAAACAAACTGTAATGGCTTGTTAAGTCATAGTAGCCAAGTTGATCGTACAGCAAATCATTCAGTGATACTGGACACTGCTATTTGCAAGAAGTGCTGTCATAAGATAATTCTTGATGCATTGGCCTTGGACTATGTTAGGGTGTTGATTAGCTCACGAAGAAGAGCCCGTGCCTATAGTGCAGCCAATATGGCTTTGGATGAGGTAATGGGATCCTCATTCCTGGATGGCCTTCCTGACAGAAGTCATCCCTATCGTAATCAGCAAGGTGTTAAAGTTTTGGAACAATTACTTTCTGGGGAGAAATCACTTGCTGAGTTCCCATTCGCCAGCTTTCTACACCCG GTTGAGACAGCTAAAGATTCAGCACCGTTTTTGTCATTACTCACTCCACTGGATTCTGGATCATGGCATTCATATTGGAAGGCTCCCCTTAATACTACCTCTGTTGATTTTGTTATTGTGCTTGACACACTTTCGGATGTCAAAGGAGTCATATTGATTGTAAGTCCATGTGGTTATTCTGAAGCTGATGCTCCCATG GTGCAAATCAGGGTTAGCAAGAAACTTGAGAGGGAAGAAAGGTCCTTTATAGGAAAATGGGATGTCCAGTCTCTGATCAGCTCTTCACCGGAATTTTACGGACCTGAAAAGTCCGGTAGAGACAATAAGCTGCCTCGGCATATAAAATTTCCTTTCACAAATCCTGTTAGATGCCGCATTGTTCAAATAACACTAAGCCTTCCCCTTCAGCGGCCTGGTTCAAGCTCCGTGAATTTTGATAAAGACATTAATCTCTTGTCTCTAGATGATACTCCCTTTCCTCAAGAAACTCGATCTTTCGAAGCAGCAATGCCACGGGATCCATGCCTTCATGCCAAACGAATCGTGATAGCTGGAAGCCCTGCAAACGAAGAGATAGGACTTAGATCATCACAAAGtactgatcaaataaattatataaaccGGTTGAACCAAACTCCGCAGTTAAGATTCAAG GTTCCGATTGAGGCTGAGAGGCTAATGTACCATGATCTCGTCTTAGAACAGTATCTGCCTCCTTCTTTACCGTTGCTTGCCGGATTCCAACTGGATGCTTTCAATGCGATAAAGCCTCGAATAACTCATTTACCGTCTTCAGATGCAGATATCTTGGATATATCAATAACAAGCTTAGAGGACAGGCATATCTCTCCAGCTGTTTTATGTATTCAAGTATCTGCAATCCAG GAAGGAAAGGGGTCCAAGATGGTACCTATTGCGGAATATAGATTACCAGAGACCAAACCGGGAACACCTATGTTCTTTGATTTCCCTAAACAAATACAAACTCGAAGAATCTGTTTCAAACTCGTCGGAGATGTGTCGGCATTCGCAGACGATACGACGGAGCAGGATGGTTCGGGTATTAGAGCTCCACCTGCAAGTTTATCTCTATCAAACAAAATCAAGCTGTATCActattcatataatcattatGATACCGGTATGTATCGTTACTAA